A genomic stretch from Nocardia wallacei includes:
- a CDS encoding cysteine hydrolase family protein, translated as MRHGNGLEIPEDLGELCSPRRMAVIVYDMQVGVLAQLDDGAEIVTRVERVVRAARRGGYPVIFLRHMFLPKRLSGLFALRMAMSWQGVDSVEEVTPILQRDTPGFQLVPELQPGPDEVVFDKTSMSAFEGTPLAATLRDLGIVSYAITGVALEIGIAPTVAHSTDLGFVPVVVRDACGGRDQEAIARAYDDFAFQGNAVVTDIDTLVPLLEQGE; from the coding sequence GTGCGCCACGGTAACGGGCTGGAGATTCCGGAGGACCTCGGCGAGCTGTGCTCGCCGCGGCGGATGGCAGTGATCGTCTACGACATGCAGGTCGGCGTGCTGGCGCAGCTCGATGACGGCGCGGAGATCGTGACCCGGGTGGAGCGGGTCGTGCGGGCCGCCCGCCGCGGCGGCTACCCGGTGATCTTCCTGCGGCACATGTTCCTGCCCAAGCGGCTCAGCGGTCTGTTCGCGTTGCGGATGGCGATGTCGTGGCAGGGCGTGGACTCGGTCGAGGAGGTCACCCCGATCCTGCAGCGCGACACCCCCGGCTTCCAGCTGGTACCCGAGTTGCAACCGGGCCCGGACGAGGTGGTGTTCGACAAGACCTCGATGTCGGCCTTCGAGGGCACGCCGCTGGCCGCGACGCTGCGCGACCTGGGCATCGTGTCGTACGCGATCACCGGGGTGGCGCTGGAGATCGGCATCGCGCCCACGGTCGCCCATTCCACCGACCTCGGATTCGTTCCGGTGGTGGTCCGCGATGCCTGCGGTGGACGCGACCAGGAGGCGATCGCGCGGGCCTACGACGACTTCGCCTTCCAGGGCAACGCCGTGGTCACGGACATCGATACGCTCGTCCCGCTGCTGGAGCAGGGCGAGTGA
- a CDS encoding DUF742 domain-containing protein, translated as MDIDNQRMGSAEPSLVRPYSLTAGRTRPTVELALEALVASHPVALERQFELTNIETSIVELCRESPSVAELAARLGIPIGVARVLVADLIEAGHVRVSATLKDDSSDDERRELIERVLSGLRRI; from the coding sequence ATGGACATAGACAACCAGCGCATGGGGAGCGCCGAGCCGAGCCTCGTTCGTCCATACTCGTTGACCGCCGGCCGTACGCGGCCGACGGTCGAGTTGGCGTTGGAGGCACTCGTCGCATCGCATCCGGTCGCCCTGGAGCGGCAGTTCGAGCTCACCAACATCGAGACGTCAATCGTGGAGTTGTGCAGAGAATCGCCGTCTGTCGCAGAATTGGCCGCCCGTCTGGGTATTCCGATCGGGGTGGCTCGAGTTCTCGTCGCCGACCTCATCGAGGCCGGTCATGTGCGGGTGTCGGCGACTTTGAAAGACGATTCGAGCGACGATGAACGTCGCGAGCTGATCGAAAGGGTTCTCAGTGGACTCCGGCGTATTTGA
- a CDS encoding GTP-binding protein has product MDSGVFDSTAQVDTRTSKPTSAKIVVAGGFGVGKTTLVGAVSEIVPLRTEALVTNASVGVDSLAAVPTKATTTVAMDFGRISLADDLVLYLFGTPGQYRFWFMWDDLIRGAIGAVVLVDTRRLEDSFAAVDYFEARSLPFLVAINEFDDAPKYPLEDIRQALAVPADVPIMSIDARRREPVKQALVSVTEYALRKVVQGY; this is encoded by the coding sequence GTGGACTCCGGCGTATTTGATTCGACGGCCCAGGTCGATACGCGCACCAGTAAGCCCACCTCGGCGAAGATCGTGGTCGCCGGTGGATTCGGTGTGGGTAAGACGACCCTGGTCGGTGCGGTATCGGAGATCGTTCCGCTGCGCACCGAGGCATTGGTGACCAATGCCAGCGTCGGTGTCGACAGCCTGGCCGCCGTGCCGACGAAGGCCACCACCACGGTGGCCATGGACTTCGGCAGGATCAGCCTTGCCGACGACCTGGTGCTGTACCTGTTCGGCACCCCCGGCCAGTACCGCTTCTGGTTCATGTGGGACGACCTGATCCGCGGCGCCATCGGCGCCGTGGTGCTGGTCGACACCCGCAGGCTGGAGGACAGTTTCGCCGCGGTCGACTACTTCGAGGCGCGCAGTCTGCCATTCCTGGTGGCCATCAACGAGTTCGACGATGCCCCCAAGTACCCGCTCGAGGACATCCGCCAGGCGCTGGCGGTGCCCGCGGACGTGCCGATCATGTCGATCGACGCCCGCAGGCGCGAGCCGGTGAAGCAGGCGCTGGTCTCGGTGACCGAGTACGCGCTGCGCAAGGTCGTCCAGGGCTACTGA
- a CDS encoding AMP-binding protein, which produces MNAKQEYRPTYQTSLVDPADFWGAAAKAISWDVAPSQIVDSTARPTARWFPDGRLNTSYNALDRHVRDLTPEVGSTTDEPVPTGGRADQPALIYDSAMTGATLVYTYAELLAEVAQFAGAMLRLGVRTGDRVVIYMPMIPEAVVAMLACARIGAVHSVVFGGFASHELAARIDDAEPVLIVTASGGLEPGKRIEYPPIVLQALDQVATTAPRHVVVKQRNGFPTIRFATPSADQLPGPTESIAAQWLDWADMIRDAEPAEPVSMAATDPLYILYTSGTTGKPKGVVRDNGGHAVALTWSMRNIYDVGPGQVMLTTSDIGWVVGHSYIVYAPLLVGATTVLYEGKPTGTPDPGAYWRLVDQHNVHVMFTAPTALRAIRRADPDATAAGRHDLSSLRALFCAGERLDPATFAWTRDTLLADRPDCPVVDHWWQTETGWPICADPLGLQELPVKPGSASLPVPGYRIRVLDYEGDAVAAGTEGNIVIGLPLPPGTLTTLWGDDERFVRSYLSAYPGHYLTGDSGYFDEDGYLFVLGRSDDVINMAGHRLSAGGIEAAVAGHELVAECAVIGIPDELKGQRPIAYVVLKAGEVGESAVRVDPARLRAEVIERVRDQIGAIATLHDVIVVNALPKTRSGKILRRSIRQIASGERPDMPATIEDPAVLVALEDQILASRADERPGGETADPGVPDDSDTPADGHPAVR; this is translated from the coding sequence TTGAACGCGAAGCAGGAGTACCGGCCTACCTACCAGACCAGCCTGGTCGATCCCGCCGACTTCTGGGGCGCTGCCGCCAAGGCCATCAGCTGGGACGTTGCACCTTCTCAGATCGTCGACAGCACGGCCCGCCCGACCGCCCGCTGGTTTCCCGATGGTCGACTGAACACCTCCTACAACGCGCTGGACCGGCATGTGCGCGATCTCACACCGGAAGTGGGCTCGACAACCGACGAACCCGTACCGACCGGCGGCCGCGCGGACCAGCCCGCCCTAATATACGACTCGGCTATGACGGGCGCCACGCTTGTCTACACCTATGCCGAATTATTGGCCGAGGTCGCCCAGTTCGCCGGCGCGATGCTGCGGCTCGGCGTCCGGACCGGGGACCGGGTGGTCATCTATATGCCGATGATCCCCGAGGCGGTGGTGGCCATGCTGGCCTGCGCCCGGATCGGCGCGGTGCACTCGGTGGTGTTCGGCGGGTTCGCTTCCCACGAACTGGCTGCCCGCATCGATGACGCGGAACCGGTGCTGATCGTGACCGCCTCGGGCGGCCTGGAACCGGGCAAGCGCATCGAGTACCCGCCGATCGTGCTGCAGGCGCTGGACCAGGTCGCCACGACCGCGCCCCGGCACGTCGTGGTCAAGCAGCGCAACGGATTTCCGACCATACGGTTCGCGACGCCCTCCGCCGATCAGCTACCCGGACCCACCGAATCCATTGCCGCGCAATGGCTGGACTGGGCCGACATGATCCGCGACGCCGAACCGGCCGAACCGGTCTCGATGGCGGCCACCGACCCGCTCTACATCCTCTACACCTCCGGCACCACGGGGAAGCCTAAGGGCGTGGTCCGCGACAACGGCGGGCACGCGGTCGCGCTGACCTGGTCCATGCGCAACATCTACGACGTCGGCCCCGGTCAGGTGATGCTGACGACCTCCGATATCGGCTGGGTGGTCGGGCATTCCTACATCGTCTACGCCCCGCTGCTGGTCGGGGCCACCACCGTGCTCTACGAGGGCAAGCCGACCGGCACCCCCGACCCCGGCGCCTACTGGCGGCTGGTGGACCAGCACAACGTGCACGTGATGTTCACCGCGCCGACCGCGCTGCGGGCCATCCGCCGCGCCGACCCCGACGCCACCGCGGCCGGGCGCCACGATCTCTCGTCGCTGCGCGCGCTGTTCTGCGCCGGCGAGCGGCTGGACCCGGCGACTTTCGCCTGGACCCGCGACACGCTGCTCGCCGACCGCCCCGACTGCCCCGTGGTGGACCACTGGTGGCAGACCGAGACCGGGTGGCCCATCTGCGCGGATCCGCTTGGCCTGCAAGAACTTCCGGTGAAGCCGGGCTCGGCGTCGCTGCCGGTGCCGGGCTACCGCATCCGCGTCCTGGACTACGAGGGCGACGCGGTGGCCGCCGGCACCGAAGGCAATATCGTCATCGGCCTGCCGCTGCCGCCCGGCACCTTGACCACCCTCTGGGGCGACGACGAGCGATTCGTCCGCTCGTATCTGTCCGCGTATCCGGGCCACTACCTGACCGGCGACTCCGGCTACTTCGACGAGGACGGCTACCTGTTCGTACTCGGCCGCAGCGACGACGTGATCAACATGGCCGGGCACCGGCTGTCGGCGGGCGGGATCGAGGCCGCGGTCGCCGGCCACGAACTCGTCGCCGAATGCGCCGTGATCGGCATCCCCGACGAACTGAAGGGCCAGCGCCCGATCGCCTACGTCGTACTCAAGGCCGGTGAGGTCGGCGAAAGTGCCGTGCGGGTCGACCCGGCGCGGCTGCGCGCCGAGGTGATCGAGCGGGTACGCGACCAGATCGGCGCCATCGCCACCCTGCACGACGTGATCGTGGTGAACGCGCTGCCCAAGACCCGGTCCGGAAAGATCCTGCGCCGCAGCATCCGCCAGATCGCCTCCGGCGAGCGCCCCGACATGCCCGCCACCATCGAGGATCCGGCCGTGCTGGTCGCGCTGGAGGACCAGATCCTGGCCAGCCGCGCCGACGAGCGGCCCGGCGGCGAGACCGCCGACCCCGGCGTACCCGACGATTCGGATACTCCCGCCGACGGTCACCCGGCCGTCCGGTGA
- a CDS encoding DoxX family protein: MFAVYATVVVVAALANVAAAWVDFRRNQWVLDNMTSYGVPHSWIVPLGLAKAVGAAGLLVGLAVPLVGVVAAAYLVCYFVGAVATVLRARCYSDVIYPSGFLLFAAAALGLGVTVV; encoded by the coding sequence ATGTTCGCCGTCTACGCCACCGTCGTGGTGGTCGCCGCCCTCGCCAACGTCGCCGCGGCGTGGGTCGACTTCCGCCGCAATCAGTGGGTGCTCGACAACATGACCAGCTACGGCGTGCCGCACTCCTGGATCGTTCCGCTCGGCCTCGCCAAGGCCGTGGGCGCGGCCGGTCTGCTGGTGGGCTTGGCCGTGCCGCTGGTCGGCGTGGTCGCGGCCGCCTACCTGGTGTGCTATTTCGTCGGCGCCGTCGCCACCGTCCTGCGAGCGCGCTGCTACTCCGACGTGATCTACCCGAGCGGCTTCCTGCTGTTCGCGGCGGCCGCCCTCGGCCTCGGCGTCACCGTCGTCTGA
- a CDS encoding roadblock/LC7 domain-containing protein, with translation MNPDLGGTNRQLDWLVSNFANEVPGVAHAVLVSADGLLMAASAQLPVDRAEQLSAVTAGLASLSVGVSNLFEGGTVLQSVVEMEHGYLLLMAVGDGSYLAVLTNTSCDIGQVGYEMALLVERVGQTVQATPRVTMGS, from the coding sequence ATGAACCCCGATCTAGGTGGTACGAACCGTCAGCTGGATTGGCTGGTTTCGAACTTCGCCAACGAGGTTCCGGGCGTCGCTCATGCCGTGCTGGTGTCGGCTGACGGTCTGTTGATGGCCGCGAGCGCGCAGCTGCCCGTGGACCGTGCGGAACAGCTGTCGGCGGTGACCGCGGGGCTAGCGAGCCTCTCGGTCGGTGTATCGAATCTGTTCGAAGGCGGCACCGTGCTGCAGTCGGTAGTCGAAATGGAACACGGCTACCTGCTACTGATGGCGGTCGGCGACGGCTCCTATCTCGCGGTGCTGACCAACACGTCCTGCGACATCGGGCAAGTCGGCTACGAGATGGCGCTGCTTGTCGAGCGAGTCGGCCAGACAGTTCAGGCCACACCTCGCGTCACGATGGGTTCCTGA
- a CDS encoding ATP-binding protein — translation MRDAARSGRKRWALSNWDLRWKVTAVLAVPLLVAVVLGASRIAAQFSDSSELDAALKHVQTIPAVTGLSAAAATVAGEQMVQLGPNQSLVQEADLTQLDNAIIAAEKAAPRLDGVPGGRAAIEGMINGAKAVRAQGTAPAKTIDDALNQEESIRQNSVRTAEAITSTISDPRVEAAKLRLVDSLNTRAVLISETAGMAEAIRGNAKDGLRDSQIAANTERQMLGILAHRFPDGDPVIADLTQLVNNRIALVNGPQAASGQIPLQDLRQSVLDSLAGYQKVVSQSSADIDAQVKSLADNARTGAVRYAVIVIATIMAALVLAVLIARSMIVPLRKLRLAALRVAEHDLGHEVSRLRDGASPEDVPLEPMPVHTEEEVGQLARAVDDIHGQALRLAADQAAMRTQVNDMFETLARRSKSLVDHQLSLIEAMEYDEKDPRLLENLFRLDHLAARMRRNGDNLLILAGTPKQRRGKTAPVEIADVLRAAISEVEDYERVKLGATPRGAITEPAASDLAHLFAELLDNALRASPPETDVKFTFAQAHDQGLLIEVADRGIGMPPAEMAEINRRLESTAEVGPDTARHMGLFVVSRLAERHGLTVRLRPTFDTARDPGVTVTVHVPKAIIVTPGGAGVQIPSQQSGPQQQAVQPQRPSPASMQMRAVTRTPSGNMMVTVDPTASGPIGADGERNGTERPGGERPAAANGAAPANGALPQRQPGTAVPGGLPKREPGANGPTVRHGVAGAERRPGDAPQPGGLPQREPGAHGPQAPAAQPAANLPQRGGPAPAAPQAGLAANMLKRAPGAGGPQPARPAGLTGLPQRPGGLPQREGGLPQREPGAGGIPPREPGGSLPQRGSELPQRGGSLPQRNAGGTGLPQRSPTPPPGEDAPERPAAKLPQREAGPSGLPQREPGAGGIPPRDPKAGGLPQRESAANGLPQREGGRNGLPSRRPGGGLPQREPGAGGIPPRESGPAGLPQRGSGGLPQREAAGTDLPQRDSGTGLPQRESTGGLPQRDSGLGLPSRESSGGLPKRDAGSGLPSREPGGGLPQRESAANGLPQRESGLGLPSRESSGGLPQREPGSGLPQRESAANGLPQRESGLGLPSRESNGGLPQRESGLGLPSRESGGGLPQREPGSGLPQRDSGLGLPSRESSGGLPKRDAGTGLPQRESTGGLPQRDAGRGLPQRESGLGLPTRESSGLPQRESGGSLTQDSGGGLPQRAAGSTGLPQRQPGAGLPPRPAPTPGLSLPQQERSASESDESAGGEGRERGRHSFKSNPQKTASFFQTRLQPADDSGASMGTPIFAEMMSAWLADPNADRSQVAASFESPGDEGWQAARRAVEAQPEKRTAAGLPQRDPGNRLVPGGVIGKADSTPKRDAESIRSSLSRHQQGVRDGRAMRAMNLTGDKGDR, via the coding sequence ATGCGTGACGCCGCTAGGTCCGGCAGGAAGCGTTGGGCGCTTAGCAACTGGGACCTGCGTTGGAAGGTTACGGCGGTACTTGCCGTCCCCCTCCTCGTCGCGGTGGTGCTCGGCGCCTCCAGGATCGCGGCTCAGTTCAGCGACTCCAGTGAGCTGGACGCCGCCCTCAAGCACGTGCAGACGATCCCGGCCGTCACCGGCCTGAGCGCCGCGGCCGCCACGGTCGCCGGTGAGCAGATGGTTCAGCTCGGCCCGAACCAGTCGCTGGTGCAGGAGGCCGATCTCACCCAGCTCGACAACGCCATCATCGCGGCGGAGAAGGCCGCGCCCAGACTGGACGGTGTGCCGGGCGGCCGGGCCGCGATCGAGGGAATGATCAACGGCGCGAAGGCCGTTCGCGCCCAGGGCACCGCACCGGCGAAGACCATCGACGACGCTCTCAACCAGGAAGAGTCGATCCGGCAGAACAGCGTCCGTACCGCCGAGGCGATCACCTCGACCATTTCCGATCCCCGGGTCGAGGCGGCGAAGCTGCGACTGGTCGACTCCCTCAACACCCGAGCCGTGCTGATCTCCGAGACCGCGGGTATGGCCGAGGCGATTCGCGGCAACGCCAAGGACGGTCTGCGCGACTCGCAGATCGCCGCGAACACCGAGCGTCAGATGCTGGGGATTCTCGCGCACCGCTTCCCGGACGGCGATCCGGTCATCGCGGATCTGACCCAGCTGGTCAACAACCGTATCGCGCTGGTGAACGGGCCGCAGGCGGCGTCGGGTCAGATCCCGCTGCAGGATCTGCGGCAGTCGGTCCTCGACAGCCTCGCCGGCTACCAGAAGGTGGTCAGCCAGTCCAGCGCCGATATCGACGCACAGGTGAAGAGCCTGGCCGACAACGCCCGCACCGGTGCCGTCCGCTACGCCGTGATCGTCATCGCCACCATCATGGCGGCCCTCGTGCTCGCGGTGCTGATCGCGCGCTCGATGATCGTCCCGCTGCGCAAGCTGCGCCTGGCCGCGCTGCGCGTCGCCGAGCACGACCTCGGTCACGAGGTGTCCCGGCTGCGCGACGGCGCCAGCCCCGAGGACGTGCCGCTGGAACCGATGCCGGTGCACACCGAGGAGGAGGTCGGCCAGCTCGCCCGCGCGGTCGACGACATCCACGGGCAGGCGCTGCGCCTGGCCGCCGACCAGGCCGCCATGCGTACTCAGGTCAACGACATGTTCGAGACCCTGGCCCGGCGCTCGAAGTCCCTTGTCGACCATCAGCTCTCGCTCATCGAGGCGATGGAGTACGACGAGAAGGACCCGCGCCTGCTGGAGAATCTCTTCCGGCTGGACCACCTCGCCGCCCGCATGCGCCGCAACGGTGACAACCTGCTCATTCTGGCGGGTACGCCGAAGCAGCGCCGCGGCAAGACGGCTCCGGTCGAGATCGCCGACGTGCTGCGCGCGGCCATCTCCGAGGTCGAGGACTACGAGCGGGTGAAGCTGGGCGCCACCCCGCGCGGCGCCATCACCGAACCGGCCGCCTCCGACCTGGCGCACCTGTTCGCCGAGCTGCTCGACAACGCCCTGCGCGCCTCCCCGCCGGAGACCGACGTCAAGTTCACCTTCGCCCAGGCTCACGATCAGGGCCTGCTCATCGAGGTCGCCGACCGCGGCATCGGTATGCCGCCCGCGGAGATGGCGGAGATCAACCGCCGCCTGGAAAGCACCGCGGAGGTCGGTCCCGACACCGCGCGGCACATGGGCCTGTTCGTGGTCAGCCGCCTGGCCGAGCGGCACGGGCTCACCGTGCGGCTGCGGCCCACTTTCGACACCGCCCGCGATCCCGGCGTGACGGTGACCGTGCACGTGCCCAAGGCGATCATCGTGACGCCGGGCGGCGCCGGGGTGCAGATCCCGTCGCAGCAGTCCGGCCCGCAGCAGCAGGCGGTGCAGCCGCAGCGGCCCAGCCCGGCGTCGATGCAGATGCGCGCGGTCACCCGCACACCCAGCGGCAACATGATGGTCACCGTGGACCCGACCGCGAGCGGGCCCATCGGGGCCGACGGCGAGCGGAACGGAACGGAACGCCCGGGCGGCGAGCGTCCGGCGGCCGCCAACGGGGCCGCGCCCGCGAATGGCGCGCTGCCGCAACGCCAGCCCGGCACCGCGGTGCCCGGCGGCCTGCCCAAGCGCGAGCCCGGAGCGAACGGCCCGACGGTCCGCCACGGTGTGGCCGGTGCCGAGCGGCGTCCCGGTGACGCTCCCCAGCCCGGTGGGCTGCCGCAGCGGGAACCGGGGGCGCACGGTCCGCAGGCGCCGGCGGCCCAGCCGGCCGCGAATCTGCCGCAGCGCGGTGGCCCCGCGCCCGCGGCTCCGCAGGCCGGACTGGCGGCGAACATGCTCAAGCGGGCGCCGGGCGCCGGTGGTCCGCAGCCCGCCCGGCCCGCCGGATTGACGGGTCTGCCGCAGCGTCCGGGTGGTCTGCCCCAGCGTGAAGGCGGTCTGCCGCAGCGTGAGCCGGGTGCCGGTGGGATCCCACCGCGGGAGCCCGGTGGCAGCCTGCCGCAACGTGGTTCGGAGCTGCCGCAGCGCGGTGGTTCGCTGCCGCAGCGCAATGCCGGTGGCACCGGTCTGCCGCAGCGTTCGCCCACCCCGCCGCCCGGCGAGGACGCCCCTGAGCGCCCCGCGGCCAAATTGCCGCAGCGCGAGGCCGGGCCGTCCGGTCTGCCGCAGCGGGAGCCGGGTGCGGGCGGCATTCCGCCCCGCGATCCGAAGGCCGGTGGTCTGCCGCAGCGGGAGTCCGCCGCGAACGGCCTGCCGCAGCGGGAGGGTGGCCGCAATGGTCTGCCGTCCCGGCGGCCCGGTGGCGGTCTGCCGCAGCGGGAGCCGGGTGCCGGTGGCATCCCGCCCCGCGAGTCCGGCCCGGCCGGTCTGCCGCAGCGCGGTTCCGGGGGTCTCCCACAGCGTGAGGCGGCCGGAACCGATCTGCCGCAGCGGGATTCCGGAACCGGCCTGCCGCAGCGTGAGTCCACCGGCGGTCTGCCGCAACGGGATTCGGGCCTGGGCCTGCCGTCCCGGGAGTCGAGCGGTGGCCTGCCGAAGCGTGACGCGGGCAGCGGCCTGCCGTCGCGCGAGCCCGGCGGTGGCCTGCCGCAGCGGGAGTCTGCTGCGAACGGTTTGCCGCAGCGGGAGTCGGGTCTCGGCTTGCCGTCGCGGGAGTCCAGTGGTGGTCTGCCCCAGCGCGAGCCCGGCAGTGGCCTGCCGCAGCGGGAGTCTGCCGCGAACGGCTTGCCGCAGCGTGAGTCGGGTCTCGGCTTGCCGTCGCGGGAGTCGAATGGTGGTTTGCCGCAGCGGGAGTCGGGTCTCGGCTTGCCGTCCCGGGAGTCCGGTGGAGGTCTGCCGCAGCGCGAGCCGGGAAGTGGCTTGCCGCAGCGGGATTCGGGCTTGGGTCTGCCCTCGCGGGAGTCGAGCGGTGGTCTGCCGAAGCGGGACGCCGGTACCGGGCTGCCGCAGCGGGAGTCGACCGGTGGTCTGCCGCAACGGGATGCGGGTCGTGGCTTGCCGCAGCGGGAGTCGGGCCTCGGCCTGCCGACGCGGGAATCGAGTGGCTTGCCGCAGCGCGAGTCCGGCGGCAGTCTGACCCAGGATTCGGGCGGCGGTCTGCCGCAGCGGGCGGCGGGCTCGACGGGGCTGCCGCAGCGGCAGCCGGGCGCCGGTCTGCCACCGCGTCCCGCGCCGACACCGGGCCTGAGCCTGCCCCAGCAGGAGCGCTCCGCGTCCGAGAGCGACGAGTCGGCCGGCGGCGAGGGCCGCGAGCGCGGCCGGCACAGTTTCAAGTCCAACCCGCAGAAGACCGCGTCGTTCTTCCAGACCCGGCTGCAACCTGCGGACGACTCCGGTGCGTCGATGGGCACGCCGATCTTCGCCGAGATGATGTCGGCGTGGCTCGCGGATCCCAACGCGGACCGGTCCCAGGTGGCCGCTTCCTTCGAATCACCAGGTGACGAAGGTTGGCAGGCTGCCCGGCGGGCCGTGGAGGCCCAACCCGAGAAGCGGACGGCGGCCGGATTGCCTCAGCGCGATCCCGGCAACCGCCTGGTTCCCGGTGGCGTCATCGGAAAGGCCGATAGCACGCCGAAGCGTGATGCAGAGTCCATCAGGTCAAGTCTGAGTCGTCACCAGCAGGGCGTCCGGGATGGCCGCGCAATGAGAGCAATGAACCTAACCGGAGATAAAGGAGACCGATGA